GGCTTGGACGCGAAAAAAAGTCCCGATCAGTGAGTTACCGGCCTTTTTCAGCGTTTTCAAGCTCCTTGGCCAAGGATTGGAGCATCTCCTCAACCCGTTCCAAGGTCTCACGCTGTTCCTCAGTCTCCACCTGAGATCCTAAAAACGCGGTCTTACCCGCCGTGTCTCGAAGGAATCCGGCCACAAGCTGCTTGCGCATGATCTCCGGCAGGGCCTGCAAGGCCAACATCTGCTCTTCCAGGCTCTCTATCCCGGCACCCAATTGCTTCTGGCCTTGCCCCAGAGATTCGATTTCATCGCGAACCGACACTCGTTCCCGTTCCCATACCCGCCCCATCTCTTCCTGAGTCGAGGCCATATGACCGCTTTGAATGTGCAGGTCGCCGAGTTGCTCGGCCATCTTGCTGACTTGATTGTTGAGAACGATGTAGACCCCGCTGCTTACGACAAGGGCCAAAGCGGCGGAGAGGAACAAAACGGCCCCCCATCCTGGACCGGAGGGGCGTTCCAGGACTTCGTCCTCCTTAAATTCCGATCGGTTTTCAGATGCGTTGTCGGATCGGGAAGATTTGGCAGATTGTTTATCGAGAGATTCCGAGATCGATTCCAAAACAGTTTGGGAAGAGTCTGATGTATCGGATGCTTGAGGATGGGAGGGGGATTCAGGAGTTTTTTCTTGATTTTCAGGGGAAGGATCTGTGGTATTGTTAGTAGCGGCCTGTCCCGTATTCTCGGCAAGGACCTTATTTTCCGATTCCGATGCGGTTGTCTTTTCCATCGTGGACTCCGTGGGGTTCTGAAAGGTTAGCGTGGAAGTTTCCGTGGATGAAATTTCTGCGGCAACAGCCCCTCGCAGCCATGCAGCCGACGAGTCTTCCCGTTGCTCTTCCGGTTCGGAGGTTTCGAACGTCGAGTCGGATTCCGTCTTGAACTCGGCTTGAGATACAGCTTGGGATTCCGTATCTGGCTCTGGTTCGGGTTCGGGAAGAAGCTCACGCTCTAGGTCGGCGATATTTTGTTTTGTTTCAGCCACTGAGCGTTTTAAGCGAAAATGTTCGCCCAGATAAGTCAAACTGGTCAACACCACCCCTATCGCGAAAAGGATCGAGATCAGGACAAAGGTGGGGAGACCGAACTCGACGGACAGCAACCCCGGCCAATGGATCACCATGGGCAACACCGGGGACAGGGTTTCCGCGTTCTGCACCGCGCCCAGGGCTATGGCCCCGCAGAACAAAAGGAAAAACAGGATTTTGACGTGCTTCATATCGGCTCCATATTCCCGGCATCACGAAAAAGCACCCGAAAAAGGCCCGTGTCTCAGGCCCGCAGGGCGGCCAATTCCTTGTATTCCAGGTTGACCCGCTCCCGGGCAAGGGTCAGCGTTTCCAGGGCCTGTTCGTGGGCCTTGCGATTGCCGGCCTCCAGCATCTCCCAAACCCGTGACGGTTGAGCTTCCAAAGCGGCCCGCCGTTCCCGCATGGGCTCCAAAAACTCTCCAAGGCTCTGTAAAAGCATCTTTTTGCAGTCCACGCATCCCAATGTGGCCTGGGTGCAGCCGGAGACGATCTCGGAACGCTGAGCGGCATCCGTCATCAACACATGATAGGGAAACATATTGCATTGGTCCGGGTTGCCGGGATCTTTTTTGCGCATCCTGTTCGTGTCCGTGAGCATGCTCATGATTTTCGGCGTCACCTGCTCCATGGATTCCGAAAGATGGATGGCGTTGCCGTAGCTTTTGCTCATCTTCCTGCCGTCCAGGCCGGGGAGTTTCTGGGCCTCGGTCAGCTTGGCCTGGGGCTCCGGAAAGAGCGGAGTATAAAGGAAGTTGAAGCGCCGGGCGATTTCCCGTGTCAGCTCCAGGTGGGGCAATTGGTCCTGGCCTACTGGTACGAGCTGCGGGCGGTAGATCAAGATGTCCGAGGCCATGAGCACCGGGTAGCCCAAAAAGCCGTAGGTGCTCAAGTCCTTGGAGCCTTCAAGCTCCCCCTTCACTTCCTTGTAGGTGGGGTTGCGCTCCAGCCAGCCCAGAGGGGTAATCATGGACAGCAGGAGTTGCAGCTCGGCATGCTCCTTGATCTGGGACTGCAGGAACATCGTGCATTTTTCCGGGTCCAGCCCCGCGGCCACCCAGTCCATAACCAGCTCGGGCACGAACTGTCTGATCCTTTCCGGACTGGCGTACTCGCTGGTCAAGGCGTGCCAGTCGGCCACGAAGAAAAAGCACTCGTACTCTTCCTGCAGGGCGATCCAGTTGACGAGTACGCCGAAGTAATGGCCCAAATGCAGCGGCCCGGTGGGCCGCATTCCGGAAACAATGCGTTGCGGGGTCGTGGACATGAAACCGATCTTCCTCGATAATAAGTGGTTAAAACAGTCTTAAAAACCCGACCAACTGCTCAAATGGATCGATCAAAGCAGAATATTGGTAAAAAATCTGACCATCGGCAACAGAACACTTTGCAGTACGCCGGTCATCAGCAGCAAGATAATTACGACAAAGCCGTATCTCTCGAAACTGTAGATCATGCGAACGCCGCTGGCGGGCAAAAATCCGGCCAGGATCTTTGCTCCGTCCAAGGGCGGGATGGGGAGCAGGTTGAAAATCCCCAGAATCAGATTGACGAGTACCCCGTACTGGGCCATCAGAGCCAGCGGCTCGATCACGCTCATCCCGGCCCCGCCAAGCATCATGGCCAGGAAAATCAGGGCGTGGAACAGGAAAGCGAAGCCCAATGCCAGAGCGAAGTTGGTACCCGGACCAGCCAGGGAGACCAGCATCATTCCCTTGACCGGATTCTGGAAATAGCGGGGATCCACCGGAACAGGCTTGGCCCAGCCGAAAAGAAACGGGCTTTTGATGAGAACGAGAATGAGCGGAAAGAGTATCGTGCCCACGGGATCGACGTGGCGGATGGGATTGAGGGTGAGCCTTCCGGCATGTTTGGCGGTGGGGTCGCCCAGGCGCCATGCCGCGTAGCCGTGGGCCGCTTCATGACAGGTTATGGCAATGAGTACCGGCACGGCCATAATTGCCAGCTCGCGGATGAAAGATGCTATGTCGAACATATTTCATCAAAATACCACGCTTGGCCGATGGAAGCAAGGAATGGCCGTGTAGCGTCCTTTTCCAAAGGCTCTTGCAAGCTTGGACTGATCGGCTCTCAAAACGACTCTCTGGCCGACTCCCACCTTGAACAACGTCAAGCTTCTCGGTTACGTTTTCAAACCACACGGGGAATTCCCACCTTGCCCCACTGTCTCACATAAACCAAAGGACCAAACCATGCCCGTCGAATCCATCTACCCCGAGGAACTCCCCGCGTTCAGCGCCAAGCTGAAAGAAGCCGACTATGCCCTGGTAGACGTCCGCCAGCCCGGCGAATACCAGGAGGGCCATATCCCCGGCGCCCGGCTGCTGCCGCTGCCGGAGATCGAAGCCCACCTGAACGAACTGGGCACCACCCCGAACCTCGTTTTTTACTGCCGAAGCGGGGCCCGCTCCATGGCCGCGGCCAACCTGGCCCAGGCTGCCCTTCCAGCGGGTATTCGCATCGTGAATATGATCGGCGGGTTCATGGCTTGGGACGGGCGGGCGCTGACCGACATGCCCCGGCTGGAGGTGTTCGACCTGGGCCGGGAGTCGTTTGATACCACGTCTCAAGCCCTGCTGAAGGCCATGGAACTGGAAAAAGCCGCCCAGCGATTTTACCTGGTTGCGGAAAGCAAGGCCAAATCCTCGGAAATGGCCGCGACCTTGGCGACCCTGGGCAAGGTGGAACGCACCCACGCCCGGGTGATCTTCCATCGCCTGCAACACGCAGACGCGGACTATGCCCGGAGGGATTTTGAAACCTGCTTTGACGAATTGACCGGAGACATACTTGAGGGCGGAGAATCGCTGGAAGCAGCCGTGGCCCGGCTTGACAGCCCTGGTCCCGACGGCAGGGACGGCGGCTTTTGCCTGTCCGTGACCGAACTGGCCCTGATGATCGAAATCGCGGCCTACGACCTTTACAAAAACCTGGCCGGAGTCCATGCGGGAACGGAACTGGAACCGGTCTTTCTGGAACTGGCCGAGGACGAGCTGAAGCACCAGCGCCTGCTGGCCCGGCTCTTGCCGGAGTGCGCGGCGTGACGACGCGCTCCGCCGCGGACGTGCAACAAACCACCCCCAAGGAGAGGCCGCGAATCCCCGTGGCCCTGGCCCGCTGCCCGGCTTACGAGCCGGACCGGTTGGCCGAGTCAATTCAGGCTTGCTGGAAGGCTTTGGGCCGCGTCTTTCGCCCCGGAGACACGGTATTGGTCAAGCCCAATCTGGTCACCTCCCGCCGGGCCCACCTTTCCTGCACCCATCCTCAGGTGGTCCGGGCCGTGTGCGTCCTGCTGCTGGATCACGGCGTCCGCGTCCAGGTGGGTGACTCCCCGGCTTTCGGCACCGCCGGGCAGGTGGCCAGAGCCGCGGGATTGACCGAGGCTCTGGCCGACCTGCCCGTGCCGGTGCGCAATCTGAACCGACCGGTTTCGATCCGCCTGGCCGGCGGCCTCCAGGTGGGCATCTCCCGCCACGCCCTGGAGGCCGACCTGCTGCTCAACCTGCCCCGGCTCAAGGCCCATTCCCAAATGTTCATCACCGCCGCGGTCAAGAATCTGTTCGGGTGCGTCTGCGGGGTGCGCAAGGCCCTGGCCCACATGCGCCATGGTCAGGGCGACGACTTGGCCGCGCTGATCCTGGACCTTCAGCCTCACCTGCCGCCTACCATCTCCCTGCTGGACGCGGTCACGGCCATGCATGTCTCCGGACCGGCCAGCGGGGAGCCTTGCCACCTGGGCCTGCTGGCCGCCTCGGACAACCCCGTGGCCCTGGATACAGCCATCTATACGGCCCTGGGCCTGCATCCGGAGCAGATCCCTCTCTGGCGTGAGGCCCGCCGCAAAAATCTGCCCGGCCACCATTCAGACCAGATCACCACTCCTCTGCTCTCCCTGGAGGAATTGGACCTCTCCGCCTTCCATCCCCCGGAATGCCTCAGCCCGGTCTCCTTCCATCCCCGGCAAGTCGTCAAAAGCATGTGCCGCCGGGCCTGGCTGGGATTGCGCGCGGTGGCTGCAGGCAGGTGAGAACAGGCTTAGGTCATTTGTCCGTAATGCCAAGAAAAACCCCTGCCCTGGCATTTTCGATCAGCTCTTCGGAAGAGACCTCTCCGAAGTTGAAGTTAATGATTTTCCAATCACCTTCCGGCTTGTAGAAAATGAATTCCATCCGCAGGGCTGCTTCCGCGTTGTACATAAGGTATGTGAGGACATGGATTCGGCTGCTGTATTCGTAAAGCCCAATGCGTTCTCGACCGGTGTATGCACCAAATGTTTCCGGCAACAGAGCCAGTTTGGAAGTGGTCTCCTCAAGTCCCTCTCCTGTCGCATACCAATTTGGATTTGTTGCTATCAAGCCGGTAATCGCTTCAGATGCTTTGCCTTCAGCCAGCAACGCATAAAAGGTTTCTAATGTTTCGTCATACGAAGCAGCGGCGAATGCCGTGCCGGTTAGGGAAACCGCCCAAAAGACCACCATGCCCATGAACCACCGACTCGCAGTGGTCGCTCGATTAATCTGAGACATACTTCCTCCATTCTTAAAAGTGTATAGAAAGCTGAGCCCGCTCAAACAAGCATAAACTACCCAGGGCCGGGAAGCTTCGCAACTCCAGCCTAAAACAAAATCAAACTCACCCAGGGCTTCGCGAACCCGCCTCATTTCCGTCCAGGTTCTTGACCTGACGGTGCCAACTCTTTAGAGGCACACGGTGTGGAAGATGATGTTTCTCTCCACATGATATTCATCTCAACGCAAACGAATGGAGGTTTTGAGCATGTTGAAGCGTTTTCTTCTGACGGGACTGCTGTTGGCGGCGATGACGTCCACGGCCTGGGCGCAGCGCACGATCACCTTCGCGTCCGACTGCACGTGGCCACCCATGGAAATGATCAGCGAGGATCGCGAATGCGTCGGATTCGGACCGGATCTGGTCAATGCCATGGCCAAGGCCGGAGGATTCGAGGCCGTGATCCAGAACACGGCTTGGGACGGCATTTTCGCGGGACTGGCCGCCGGGCGCTACAACGCCATCTCCTCTTCGGTGTCCATCACTGAGGAACGCAAGAACGCCATGGATTTTTCCGATCCTTATTTTGAAGTCAAGCAGGGCGTCGTGGTCCAGGCCAGCTCGGAGATCAAGTCCGAGGCCGACCTGGCAGGCAAGACCCTCGGCGCGCAGATCGGGACCACAGGCTACTTCGCCGCCATGCGCATTGCCGGAAACAACGCCAAGAGCTATGACGAAGTGGGTTTGGCCATCACCGACCTGGCTAACGGCCGCCTGGACGCCGTGATCGCCGACGACGCCGTGGCCGCGGACTACGCCCTGACCCACCCGGAATTCTCAAAGAACCTGACCCTGGCCTTTTTGATCGAGCCGGACGAGCCGGA
The sequence above is a segment of the Desulfonatronum thiodismutans genome. Coding sequences within it:
- a CDS encoding DUF362 domain-containing protein, which codes for MTTRSAADVQQTTPKERPRIPVALARCPAYEPDRLAESIQACWKALGRVFRPGDTVLVKPNLVTSRRAHLSCTHPQVVRAVCVLLLDHGVRVQVGDSPAFGTAGQVARAAGLTEALADLPVPVRNLNRPVSIRLAGGLQVGISRHALEADLLLNLPRLKAHSQMFITAAVKNLFGCVCGVRKALAHMRHGQGDDLAALILDLQPHLPPTISLLDAVTAMHVSGPASGEPCHLGLLAASDNPVALDTAIYTALGLHPEQIPLWREARRKNLPGHHSDQITTPLLSLEELDLSAFHPPECLSPVSFHPRQVVKSMCRRAWLGLRAVAAGR
- a CDS encoding rhodanese-like domain-containing protein; translated protein: MPVESIYPEELPAFSAKLKEADYALVDVRQPGEYQEGHIPGARLLPLPEIEAHLNELGTTPNLVFYCRSGARSMAAANLAQAALPAGIRIVNMIGGFMAWDGRALTDMPRLEVFDLGRESFDTTSQALLKAMELEKAAQRFYLVAESKAKSSEMAATLATLGKVERTHARVIFHRLQHADADYARRDFETCFDELTGDILEGGESLEAAVARLDSPGPDGRDGGFCLSVTELALMIEIAAYDLYKNLAGVHAGTELEPVFLELAEDELKHQRLLARLLPECAA
- a CDS encoding LapA family protein; its protein translation is MVIHWPGLLSVEFGLPTFVLISILFAIGVVLTSLTYLGEHFRLKRSVAETKQNIADLERELLPEPEPEPDTESQAVSQAEFKTESDSTFETSEPEEQREDSSAAWLRGAVAAEISSTETSTLTFQNPTESTMEKTTASESENKVLAENTGQAATNNTTDPSPENQEKTPESPSHPQASDTSDSSQTVLESISESLDKQSAKSSRSDNASENRSEFKEDEVLERPSGPGWGAVLFLSAALALVVSSGVYIVLNNQVSKMAEQLGDLHIQSGHMASTQEEMGRVWERERVSVRDEIESLGQGQKQLGAGIESLEEQMLALQALPEIMRKQLVAGFLRDTAGKTAFLGSQVETEEQRETLERVEEMLQSLAKELENAEKGR
- a CDS encoding basic amino acid ABC transporter substrate-binding protein, coding for MLKRFLLTGLLLAAMTSTAWAQRTITFASDCTWPPMEMISEDRECVGFGPDLVNAMAKAGGFEAVIQNTAWDGIFAGLAAGRYNAISSSVSITEERKNAMDFSDPYFEVKQGVVVQASSEIKSEADLAGKTLGAQIGTTGYFAAMRIAGNNAKSYDEVGLAITDLANGRLDAVIADDAVAADYALTHPEFSKNLTLAFLIEPDEPEYLGFAVKKGDTETLELINSALAAVKASGEYDQIFKKWFGGE
- the trpS gene encoding tryptophan--tRNA ligase, coding for MSTTPQRIVSGMRPTGPLHLGHYFGVLVNWIALQEEYECFFFVADWHALTSEYASPERIRQFVPELVMDWVAAGLDPEKCTMFLQSQIKEHAELQLLLSMITPLGWLERNPTYKEVKGELEGSKDLSTYGFLGYPVLMASDILIYRPQLVPVGQDQLPHLELTREIARRFNFLYTPLFPEPQAKLTEAQKLPGLDGRKMSKSYGNAIHLSESMEQVTPKIMSMLTDTNRMRKKDPGNPDQCNMFPYHVLMTDAAQRSEIVSGCTQATLGCVDCKKMLLQSLGEFLEPMRERRAALEAQPSRVWEMLEAGNRKAHEQALETLTLARERVNLEYKELAALRA
- a CDS encoding site-2 protease family protein, giving the protein MFDIASFIRELAIMAVPVLIAITCHEAAHGYAAWRLGDPTAKHAGRLTLNPIRHVDPVGTILFPLILVLIKSPFLFGWAKPVPVDPRYFQNPVKGMMLVSLAGPGTNFALALGFAFLFHALIFLAMMLGGAGMSVIEPLALMAQYGVLVNLILGIFNLLPIPPLDGAKILAGFLPASGVRMIYSFERYGFVVIILLLMTGVLQSVLLPMVRFFTNILL